One stretch of Candidatus Nezhaarchaeales archaeon DNA includes these proteins:
- the gatC gene encoding Asp-tRNA(Asn)/Glu-tRNA(Gln) amidotransferase subunit GatC has protein sequence MSQEVRRETIKHVAWLARLELTEEEEELFTEQLGRVLDYFRSLDEVNTEGIEPTFHVLDVKNVFRDDVPREGLKVQDALLNVPELEGSFIKAPRLK, from the coding sequence ATGTCTCAGGAAGTTAGGCGTGAAACCATAAAGCACGTAGCTTGGTTAGCGAGGTTAGAGCTAACTGAGGAGGAGGAGGAACTTTTTACTGAACAACTTGGAAGGGTTCTTGATTACTTTAGAAGTTTAGACGAGGTTAATACTGAGGGTATTGAACCAACCTTCCACGTCCTAGACGTTAAAAACGTGTTTAGGGACGATGTCCCGAGGGAGGGACTTAAGGTTCAAGACGCCTTACTCAACGTACCTGAGCTTGAGGGAAGCTTTATTAAGGCTCCAAGGTTAAAGTAG
- the gatA gene encoding Asp-tRNA(Asn)/Glu-tRNA(Gln) amidotransferase subunit GatA produces the protein MERLENLTAKEIARRVRDGDISAQEVLHYFYERIERIDGRINAFITVTKELALQMASQVDAKVRRGEDPGRLAGVPVAVKDNICVAYVRATCASRILENYVPPYDATVITRLKREGAVIIGKTNMDEFAMGSSTETSAFGPTRNPWDLERVPGGSSGGSAAALACAMSPLALGSDTGGSIRCPASFCGVVGLKPTYGSVSRYGLIAYACSLEQIGPMARTVDDCALLFSVIAGRDEHDSTSIPVEASFNIEGGLDLQGLRLAIPKELVGEGTHEGVAKTFFKAVEAFERGGATIEEVSMPSVNYALPAYYLIAVSEASSNLARYDGVRYGFSFKGDGNWSVLYAKTRAKGFGAEVKRRIILGSFALSAGYYNRYYLKALKVRTLVKRDFERVLKKYDALLAPTMPMPPFKIGERIKDPLSMYMVDVDTVPMNLAGVPALSIPCGFTEGLPVGLQIIGRFFGEELIFKLGAYFERETGLRMLKPQTW, from the coding sequence ATGGAGCGCTTAGAGAATCTAACGGCTAAGGAGATAGCGCGTAGAGTTAGGGATGGAGATATTAGCGCTCAAGAGGTTCTTCACTACTTCTACGAAAGGATCGAGAGGATTGATGGGAGGATTAACGCGTTCATAACGGTAACTAAGGAGTTAGCACTACAGATGGCGAGCCAAGTCGATGCGAAGGTTCGAAGAGGCGAAGACCCGGGTAGGCTAGCCGGCGTACCGGTAGCGGTTAAGGATAATATCTGCGTCGCCTACGTTCGGGCTACCTGCGCCTCTAGAATCCTTGAAAACTACGTACCACCCTACGATGCTACGGTGATAACCCGTTTGAAAAGGGAGGGAGCCGTGATTATCGGTAAGACCAACATGGATGAGTTCGCCATGGGAAGTTCGACGGAGACCAGTGCCTTCGGCCCTACGCGTAACCCGTGGGATCTTGAAAGGGTACCAGGCGGATCATCAGGGGGGAGTGCTGCTGCTTTAGCGTGCGCCATGTCCCCCTTAGCATTAGGATCCGATACCGGGGGGTCGATAAGATGTCCAGCCTCCTTTTGCGGAGTCGTAGGCTTAAAGCCTACTTATGGGTCTGTTAGTAGGTATGGGCTTATAGCTTACGCCTGTAGCTTGGAGCAGATAGGGCCAATGGCTAGAACCGTTGATGATTGCGCCTTACTATTTAGTGTTATAGCCGGTCGGGATGAGCATGATTCCACATCGATACCCGTTGAAGCCAGCTTTAATATTGAAGGCGGCTTAGACCTTCAGGGTTTAAGGTTGGCAATACCGAAGGAATTGGTAGGTGAAGGAACACATGAAGGTGTAGCTAAAACCTTCTTCAAGGCCGTTGAAGCCTTTGAGAGGGGTGGAGCAACGATAGAGGAGGTTAGTATGCCTAGCGTTAACTACGCGTTACCAGCCTACTACTTAATAGCTGTTTCAGAGGCGAGTTCAAACTTGGCTAGGTACGACGGGGTTAGGTATGGGTTTAGCTTTAAGGGTGATGGTAATTGGAGCGTTCTTTACGCTAAAACAAGGGCGAAGGGCTTCGGGGCTGAAGTAAAGCGTAGGATAATATTAGGCTCCTTCGCCCTTTCAGCTGGCTACTATAACCGGTACTACTTAAAGGCGCTTAAGGTTAGAACCTTGGTTAAACGTGACTTCGAACGTGTTTTAAAGAAGTATGACGCATTACTCGCTCCAACCATGCCGATGCCGCCGTTTAAGATTGGCGAGCGGATAAAGGATCCGCTTTCGATGTACATGGTTGACGTAGACACCGTTCCAATGAACCTAGCTGGTGTACCAGCCTTATCCATACCGTGCGGCTTCACCGAGGGGTTACCTGTAGGATTACAGATAATCGGCAGGTT